A stretch of the Lactuca sativa cultivar Salinas chromosome 9, Lsat_Salinas_v11, whole genome shotgun sequence genome encodes the following:
- the LOC111920406 gene encoding AAA-ATPase At2g46620 encodes MFLLNLVVFMVVIIGFWLIHRILSRTSVGHFLQNKWRGLEEFFHVHQFYKIPRFNQHMQENQVYRKVFMYLNSLPSAEDSDFVNLFSGDNKPNEINLVINAAHQMFSDTYLGSRIFWKFEKDSLVLKMRTKEKRRILSSYLQHIHNVTDEIQQKTKQIRLHINAEKEPERNGRWISVPFTHPATIDTAVLDSDLKNKMKSDLESFLKSEQYYHRLGRVWKRSYLLYGPSGTGKSSFVAGMAKFLCYDIYDVDLSKVANDSDLKLLLLQTTRRSMIVVEDLDRYLVDKSTTVNLSGILNFMDGIISSCGEERVMVFTVSNKEQIDPTVLRPGRIDVHVQFPLCDFPAFKTLANSHLGIKEHKLFPQVEEIFQTGASLSPAEIGEIMIFNRGSPTRALKTVISALKSNNDTVIASKTISGAKNEEPLRLTHSVSVGGALGVPSGLIGHGGPVGLPPPRLMHSGSARTVEESRETRLFQRERIPTIKEFKKFYGLLKTKNSKKEFMNFDGSEKENSRHDIML; translated from the coding sequence ATGTTTCTCCTAAATTTAGTCGTGTTTATGGTGGTAATCATTGGTTTCTGGTTGATTCATAGAATATTATCAAGGACATCGGTAGGACACTTCTTACAGAATAAGTGGAGAGGTTTGGAGGAATTTTTTCATGTGCATCAGTTCTACAAAATCCCTAGATTCAATCAACACATGCAGGAAAATCAAGTTTATCGCAAAGTTTTCATGTATCTGAATTCGTTACCTTCAGCTGAAGATTCGGATTTTGTTAATCTCTTCTCCGGTGATAACAAGCCCAACGAGATCAATCTCGTGATCAACGCTGCACATCAGATGTTTTCAGACACGTACCTCGGTTCGCGAATTTTCTGGAAATTCGAGAAGGATAGTTTAGTTTTGAAGATGAGGACGAAAGAAAAACGTAGAATTCTCAGTTCCTACCTTCAACACATTCATAATGTCACCGACGAAATCCAGCAGAAAACGAAGCAAATCAGGCTACACATCAACGCGGAAAAAGAACCGGAGAGGAACGGGAGGTGGATATCAGTTCCGTTCACTCATCCAGCAACAATCGACACGGCGGTGCTCGATTCCGATCTCAAAAACAAGATGAAGTCTGATTTGGAATCGTTTTTGAAATCCGAACAGTATTATCACCGTCTCGGCCGTGTCTGGAAACGGAGTTACCTACTCTACGGCCCCTCCGGCACCGGAAAATCAAGCTTCGTCGCCGGAATGGCGAAGTTTCTATGTTACGACATCTACGACGTGGATTTGTCAAAAGTGGCCAACGATTCGGATCTAAAATTGCTTCTACTACAGACAACGAGAAGGTCAATGATCGTCGTCGAAGATTTAGACCGGTATTTGGTTGACAAATCAACGACTGTAAATCTATCTGGAATTTTAAATTTCATGGACGGGATCATCTCATCTTGTGGTGAAGAACGCGTGATGGTTTTCACAGTCAGCAACAAAGAACAAATTGATCCAACGGTTCTAAGACCAGGTAGAATCGACGTTCACGTGCAGTTCCCCTTATGTGATTTTCCCGCCTTCAAAACCCTAGCCAATAGTCATTTGGGGATAAAAGAACACAAGCTTTTCCCACAAGTTGAAGAGATTTTTCAAACCGGGGCTAGCTTAAGCCCGGCGGAGATCGGCGAGATTATGATCTTCAACCGAGGTTCACCAACCAGAGCTCTTAAAACTGTGATTAGCGCATTAAAATCAAACAACGATACAGTAATCGCTAGCAAAACAATATCTGGTGCTAAGAATGAGGAACCATTAAGACTGACACATAGTGTTTCAGTTGGTGGTGCACTTGGTGTGCCATCGGGATTAATTGGGCACGGTGGTCCGGTGGGGTTACCACCACCGCGTTTGATGCATAGTGGATCGGCCAGGACTGTTGAAGAATCACGTGAAACACGTCTGTTTCAACGGGAACGTATTCCGACGATTAAagaatttaaaaagttttatGGATTGCTGAAGACGAAGAATAGTAAGAAGGAGTTCATGAATTTTGATGGATCAGAGAAGGAAAACTCTCGACATGACATCATGTTGTAA